The following nucleotide sequence is from Sander lucioperca isolate FBNREF2018 chromosome 19, SLUC_FBN_1.2, whole genome shotgun sequence.
TGTGTTAAAGAGTTCCAATTCTTTCTGTGCAGCCGCCACTTCCTCTTCACTGACATTCTCAGGGTTCCCTTCATTAACTATCCCCACCTGTAGCATAtgacaggaaacatgacaaATCAACTATGAGTATGTATTTGTAATTAAAATTCaaattacaacaaaaaaaatgaagtcTGGTAGGCGAATGCAATCCTTTCATTTATTCCACTGACCAGTTGTGCGATCTTTTCCTCAACGACTTCTTTGATCTTGATGTGGTGTATTTTGTAATGACTGCAGAGCTTCTCTGCAACAGTGGTTTTACCCACAGCAGGAGGTCCAACCAGGcacactctgattggctaaggAAATAAATGGTGGAAAGGAAATCATGGCAGCATTTATCTGGTaccaaaaaagctttaaaattaaaatcacaTTTATTGTGGCACATGTATTagatatatttcttttttcatttgcgcttttaattttaattttagtttaccttgcttttgttgttacttttttcatgattattattattaatatcactGGGTGGATTGTACAgatatgtatataaaaacaacaaaaacattgcaaTAATATGAGAATTGTACTGGAACGTAATGTACAAATGAGTTGCAAAagtatcaacaaaaaaaaaaatctttctccTATCTGTATACAATAAAACAATGAGAACTCTTGCATTGTCTTCCCGTTTAGAGTTGCTGAACAAGTTTTCCATTGTATCAGAGGCTGCCTTAAACTCTTGTATGTAATATCAATTGAGTGTCAAAATTAAATAGTTTTAAACACTCACAAGTAGCTGCCTGGTGTCTCTGTATTCTTCCACAATGCTCGCCATGTTTTCAACCATCCCAGCTTCAGACTTCCAGCGGAGACTGAAGGAGTCTTTTATGATAAAAGCATCCAGGCGGAGGTTGATATTTAGGTACTCCAATTCTTCTGGCTGACTTGAGAGAGGACACATCATATCAACACAGTATGTTTTAGATTAAATATTTACTGGAAAAATATTCAATTATGTGCCATGGAGGGCAGACAACGTTTTCATATAAGCATCTAGAGACACTAAAGCTAGAAACAACTCTGATATGAATAGATGGGTGTGTTGTGTCTTTACCCAGTtgtaaaatgtatatttgtgaCAGGTACCAACTCTCACTTAAagtcaaaagacaaaaaactgaGTCTTGAGCCAGCGCTGTCATCCTAGATCCTAGAATAGTTGTGTCAGATTGAAGATACTTTTACAAGGGCCAAAGCCTAATCCTCCATTTGCAATAATCCTGACCAGATTCGAATTTATTGAAAATAAGAAAAGCAAATGACATACCTTAAAAGCTTTCATGGAGATGGCGTCCTGCTCTGATAATTTGTTAATTGTTCCTGGCCCAAGTGTAGCGCTTATCATCTGAAAGGTTAAGAGTCAgaaaataatgcaaaaaaagaatttatcttatttttttgtcattttgtctttGCAGCCCACAGTAGTTCACAATAGAGGGATATGAACAcatggagagggagagaagacatGTAAAAAGGTCCCCATCTGGATTCAATTCAGTGTTGGGTCACCAGACAGACCCACAGTAGTGTTTTACAAAAACCCCGTATCAATTTTCTTAAATGTGTTGCTGCATTCATGTTTATAACAAGGTTACCTTTACAATATCCTCTAAAGTGTTTTTGGAGTCATCGACCGCAAGAACGTACTTTGACTTTGGCTTGAGTTCAATGATGTTTTGGATCACTCTGAAACAGGAAAACAAGTCAGCCCTGCAGTAATTATCTCAAAAACTAAATGACGGCATGTACGTAGGAGTATGTTAAATTAAATCACCCTCCAAGGTCGTATACGTGAATCATGGGGATGTGATTTGTGCCCTGTCCAAAGAGAGGAACTTTTGGAAACTGCATCAACCAAGCCACCTgtttcaaaatacaaaaaacatttcacagtaGATGATATTGCAAATCAGGCATgcagtgcacacacagacatacagtatagagATCACATTAAAATCTACCTTGAAAAAGTAGTGAAAGAGGTTCTCTCCCTTTCCGTACTGAATACCAGAGCCTATAACATATCCAGTAAGCTTGTTCTTTTTCTGTAAGATTAGAAAATCACACAGACTCCATAGGGTTTAAAAGGCATTTTTCCAGTTTGTATTTTCATAGTTACATCTATTTTTCCCATTGCTGAAGTTGGGACAAAAATAATTACATTGTGTAACTGCTACCATGCTATTAGAATATTTTTGTGTATGTTGAACTTTTCATCCCAATAATGTACTTACAACTCTACCCAGTTTGAGCACAAGTTTCTCGAGATTATTGTGGTTTTTGAAACTGGGATGCGGCCTTTTTCTTCTGAACTCTTCCTCTGTTAGCATAACATCTGTTTCTTCCTGAAGAGAGAAATTATAATCACATTGGTTGTGTTAAATATAGGACAAGTTTGCCTACGTTTTCATACAGGCTCACCGGATTCTGTGGCTTGGTCATGGCCCAGGTCATCACGCTTGAGACTAAAATGAACATTTTCCGAGACTTGAAGTTCCCCATCTCGTCATGAAGGGCTGTTTGTaaaagaaggggggggggagtaCAAGTATGATAAAGATCATACTTAATCCAGTCCGCTGAATAGTAAACCTACTTAATCCCAATTACCTGTGATTGCCCATGTTGCGTCTTCAATCTGCTGTTGTGTAGCACTTTCTGAGATGTTGTACACCACTACGTCACACTCCAGCAGGTGCCCAAGAAGCTCGTCTCGAGTTGGTGACTACAAAAGAGATCATATACCCAATTACACATACGTCTGTAGTTTAACATTGTCCagaaataaacatatatataaagTTGTTATAGTCcctgcgtgcacacacacacaggtcaaagTAGCAATGCCTGACTCACCGTGTACTGTTCAAGTAGAAAACTTTGTTTTTCATCTTTAGTGGAAGGAGACACAGTTCCCACAAGTTGGAAAGCAGGTTCACCTCGAGGGGAGGTCTCTTCTGCTTCGACTTCCTCAGAGGTCTCTCCGGCTACGCATGATGTCGATAAAAACTGTTAAGTAGGTCAGAAAAATGCTGTAAAACCAGTGAATGACGAgccatttaaaatgtgtaataTACTTAACTCtatctaacgttaacgttagccaacgttaCCTTAGCGATGTGTTCGGAAGAATATCTGTCGACGTCGTTGACAAAAATACGTTTCGGACGAGTTCGTTTATTTGTATCCCCCATTTTAGAGGCGAGAATTTTCGGTTGTAAATGCTTTTAGCTTTTTGTAGAAAATATTAacttaataacaaaaaatatgtGTGTTAAAGCTCTCACTAACGTAgcagtctagctagctagctagttatgACTGTTGATTTCTGGCTCCGTTGCTATGGACTCTTTCCGGTTGCTACGGTTCAGCCAATGAAATGCTACGCTGAGAATGCGTAGGGCTGACACGTTACGCACACACTGTTGCAGAATAAAGATCTAACGTCAAGCTCTAGCATTatgcaatgtaaatgtatttttgtattgtcttttcttttgttcctGTTTTGTAATGTATATTTGCATATCTGTGTGTAACTTTGTACATTAACTTTTGTACAATAAagaattgaagaaaaaaaagatttatagTCAAcactaaatattgcacattgTAACATTTTAGTTGCCCGTGTATGCCTCATGGGGTAATTTTAGTTTCTCCGTGCTGTTGTTGCATTGATGTAAAGCCAAACAGAGAAGATTGGTGTTACTGTCTTGCCATGTTGCAGTTGATGCTGTAGCCTATGATATAGTGGActtaaaacattaaatatgcGTTATTGACCTTATTGCACCATTTAACTAGTGACTAAAGTTATCAAACAAaaagtagtggagtagaagtataaagttgcataacatggaaatactcaagtaaagtacctcaaaattgtacttaagtacagtactcagttacattccacacacacacacacacacacacacacacacacacacacacacacacacacacacacctgtaggCCTTTATAGCCCATCATGGACAATGGGGCGCTGACATGGAAACTTTTAAAGCACCCCATATATTTATAGAGCTGACTTTATCTGGGAAACTGCTGGCAGTGTTTGATGGTGTCTGCTCTACACAGGTCTCAGCACTCAGTAAAACACACCCTGTCATTTATTCAAAGCACAGTGATGCTGAAGGGAACTGCTTCATGGATGATTGGTTGTTTATCACCGTGTATAGTAAACCTCTAAATTTGAATTaatcagttcttttttttttaaatcaatgtgCTCCATTAAGCCAAACTCCTGTAATTTCTGAAATATCATGGGATGCTGAGTCGCATATTCCAAACAAGGGAAGTCAAGGAATTTGAGAAGTCAGGGTATATATGAGAAATGTATCAAAATGCAGCACAACTTAACTTTGGTGAGCAAAATAACTAGATAGTTCTCTTACGAGTTAGTAGAACAAAACAGAGTTAAAAGAGAGTAAATAttggccagaaacacaacttgAAATGAATGATAATCTTGCTccataactgctggatgtgtaaattgTAAATTAACTATTTACTAACTTGCCATATATTTTAAGGTGATGCCAACATTCATTTGgtggaaaagtcatgaaaacagAATGTTTCAGCTGTCACATTACTAATATCTTCTTTCTGTATAATGATTTACAATTACGAAATAGCTGCTGATGTGTTTGTACCAATAAACATGTCAACCAGCATGCAATTTGTCAAACGCTTTGGAGCCATCAGCTGTTTTAAGCAGGCATGTGGCACATTACGATGACGGCTGTTGGTGCCAAAGACAACACTGCATGTTCATTGTCACAGAGTCTATTTCTGAAAGTTACTCCTCTGAAGTGATGTTTTGGTAATTGTAATCCTCTGGTGTTATGGAAGTGTGCAAAACATGGCAATCAAGGTATCAGTAGTTTTAAACATATTAAAACAATACATCTATTTATTGTATAGTCTGGAAATAGTAACAAATCGAGACTGTGTGAAAGTACAGTAACTTAACTGAGAGTAATCAGCTTGATTTCAGCTAATTTTACTATTTTGACCTCGTGATCACATGTGGAAGAGTTTCTTTTTATTCAAATACCAAAAAAGCCTAATTTCTGATATGTTTGTACAAAGTTGAATTCAAAGGTCTTTCAGCAACAGATCATTCTACTCTATGTCACTATGTGCCATCTTTGCAGGAAATGTGGCATTACATGCACCATGCTTAATTCTCCTGTGCTCTTTCTCTAGCCATTCCTGCTAAAATATGTATTGTAGCATTCTCAATGGTAAACAAACCACTGTCGAACTGCAGGACTTGACAGTTAAAAAGCAATTGTTGCTAACAACTGCTGAAGTGAGtgcatgtggtgtgtgtgtgtgtgtgtgttggaggagGTGGGGGGTGAAGTGCAGAGGGGGCAGCTGTCAAGACAGGCAAACCGTGTGCTTCCTACATGCCCTTATAAGGACAAATGTCCCTCAAACCATGACCCATTTAAGACCGATCTACTTTATAAGTCCTGGTGATAAAGATAGGACTGTGCCAAAAAGTGCTTCTTTGACTTAAAGGGAGCTGTTGACAAAACACAGCACCAGTTTCATCCAAAAACTGGATGAAACGGATGTTTCTGACTCCTACTCTCTGCTCAACAATGTGCAGCAGTTGTTCCTTTTACTGAACAAGATAGTTAATATGAGTTGTTGACACATGTACTGTTTGGTTGGTGTAAATCTTATCAACTCAGAATCATGAAACTTTGTCGTTGTtactttgttttcatttctgTGTTATTCACCAGGGAAGGACGAATATTTTGTCTGTGAAACTTCTGATTTGGGATTTGTGGCCTGTAGAAACTTGATTGTTGTCAGTAGTCAGACGTAACTAAGTAAACCTACTCAAATAACGTACTTAAGTACTTTTCTTGATTATTTCCATTTcatatactttatactttaactCCACTACAATTTAAAGGAATATATTGTACATGTATTTAACACCTAACATTGCAGGTTACTTTTAGATAAAGATTTTACAACCAAAACATACGATCGGTTTATAAAATATTATGCATTGTAATAGATTGAACACCCAACAGTATATGAAGCAGTTCTAAATGACTTCACCAACCAACTACAATATTAAAGTACCACTTACATATGACATCATAATGAATACTGATCTTTTGATGCTTGAGTTTGATCTTTGCTTACTCACTTTTATTAAAGTACatcttttaatgtatttttatagtGTGGTATTGTTACTTTTTACTCCAGTAAATTATCTGAatgcttcttccaccactgactgaTGTGGCAGAGGGCTCCTAAAGGACTGTGTTTATTCACTATCTctgctgctgtaaaaaaaaagaagtatatatatatatatatatagaagctTTACTGTGGCCAGAAGAACAATACTGAGTCAAGATATAACCTAATAACATTAATCCATGTGTCCAACTTCAGGAACAGGATCGTCACATGCCTTTATATTTTAGAGATGTAATCCCAAAtcctactttttttaaaaagtatttttctttcGTTGGAATGATCATTGAGATTTCTTGGTAACGTCATCACTACAGAGCGTACACAGAGCAACTTGTCAACTTATGTTTAGTATTTTTGTCTTTCATTTTGCTtttcaaaaacagacaaaagacaaacttttttttctacctcaGCCTTCTCGATTGTGAGAGATTTGCTGCTTTCTTCATTCAATGGGAAAGTGAATTGAATGTCTACATTTTTGATCATTGTGTCAGTGGATTTTTACATGACCTTATTTACAAGACATAATACACTTTTCAGACTTCACCAGGAAATTCACCCAAAACTGTATGAATAGTTATCAGTTGGCAAAGATGTATGAAATGGACAAGTAGGTTAGTAGCGTCTCCCTTTGAGGTGCATTACACACACGGCTACGAATGGAATATTTCAAAGTGTTAGGGGGTATTTACATTCTTATTGCACTCACAGTGGCCCGATAGGGCTCCAGCATGGGGACATAGGCACTGTGGGGGCAGTGCGAAGTGACGAATAAGGAGCCTGAGCTCTGGCCGCAGTCTGTGGCGACATGCAGCCGTTGGTACCTGTTACACTCCATTTCCCTAAAAGGAGACACTGGAGCCAATCAGAGTTCAGAACCAGCGCTCGTCGCTCCATGCACAGGCCTTCTCAGGGATCTGTCGTCTGCTGGAGGTCTGGGCCCTGGCCTCAGCTCCCACCCTCCTCTTACAATATTGCCTCTCAGCTGTCTGGCATGTTTttgccccccaccccctcctccttctGCACACATGCCATGACACTGGCAAACTGTCACAGGCAGGTTCCCCCTTAGACGGCTCCTTCACCAGCTTGCTCAGACAAGATCTCAGATTACAATCGCACCCCCCAATCACCCACCTCCCCAGTGCCCTGCTTGAGCTTAGTCATATTAACACATCCTTAGGGACCTGAAGGAAGCTCCACAAAGTACAAGTGTGAAAAAAGATGCTGCTATGTATGAGGAAAGAATCTGAACTCATCTTGTTGATGATATTGCAGTTAAGGGTTGTCACATTAATTTAAAAGGCATACATTTATTCTTAAAGAAAGTAATTTGACACCTAAAATACAATTTAGATACAGCATACTAATGTAAAAACCACATATAGTAGTCTCAAATGTGCATGTTGTGATTTAAGGATATCTTAGAGCTCCTTAATAACACTATCAAACTGTAATGTAACCATTTGTCCAGTCAAGCCTTCATGAAACTTCCCACTAATCCGCACTACTGTCTATTGCCTTTCCTCTCCAAGGCAACATCTCTCCAGTTTGATGGAGTCCCTGACACAGGATCCACTTTACTGAACCATTTTGCTAAGCAGCACTTAATTTGGGCTTGTGTGAACTTCTGAGCCCGCCCACCGGCCCCCCAGCCCCCCAGCCTCAGGACGCTGGGACATATTTAAGGACCCCCTTGCAGCCTCGGCCCTTTGTCCCAGTGGAAACTCCAGTCTTGTGGTTACAACTTGGTGAGTCCCTTTGCAGTCTTCTTTCATTTCAGCCGTTGTTTTTTTGGACCGTAGGGATTAGGAAGGATGAGCAGTTGCTGCCGCTGTAGGACATTTTACTGCCACAACatggatttttttgtttatagtGGTTTTAGTTTCTGAGATCAGAGCTGATAATGGGCTGATTAGGGCAGATGAGGGCTGAATATAAGAGAAGGGAAagctgaaagaaagaaaaaaaagaaaattggtggCGTTCAAAGTTCAGAGAGTGTTGCTAAATATGGACAGATCATCCAGATTTACCTCATGGCCTGCACTCTGCAGACTATACGAAAGACTGAGGGATGCAGGGATGGGATGCTTGCTGTGGTGTGGCAGCCATTAAGCTCTAACTCAACTCAGATACAATCTGAGAAACCTATTAGATTCAATCAATACTGATATACTTTTTTGATTAAATAGAGTATATTAAGTTTGACTGTTTAAATATCAAAAAGAACCAAACAACTCAGTatgttatacaaaatgtattttcatgAAAGAGATGAAAACCGTCTGAAGTAGCATATAGCATTGTGGGAAACTAAAAAGTCTTCGCTGAAACCCTAAATAATCAAAGTCGAGTCTGCCTATTTTGGCCAGGGCATTCTTAAAAAAATAGATTATTAATCTAATGGAGGCTTTCCTGGTTAAATGAAAATGAGTAGCAGTCAAGTCATTTTCCTCAATCAATAGTAGCTATTTACATAAATGCAGGTTGGTACACTATGGAAAccctaaaataaaaatgacctcttaaattattttgcacataACTTCTTTTTTCTATACTTTTtctaaaatctttaaaaaaaaagtttaatacCTTGAAATTAAACAATTATGTATAGCTGCAAGTATAGTGTCAATAATGTTAAATTGATTTTAAGTTGAAGAGATTATTGTACTTGTGCTCTGGTCAGAAGAAGAACCTAATTTATAGCCTCAATGAATGGCATTGATTTgcaaaagtttatataaaattcAACTATATAGACCTGGTGGATCAGAGTCAGTCTTGAGGGACAACCTCAGAGGAGGAATGTAAGAGTGGGCAGATAAGATAGATGTTTGATTTTCCAGAGATGCTCAGTGGTAATTGCATATTTGGCTCATTTAGAGTTTTGTCAAAGCACAATTTTACTGCTTCATAAGTCTCATTCGCAGTTGAGGCTGAATTCCATGACAATAATACCGAGAATGCAACAACAGCCATTTAAATTGAACTTACTGTACAGATTTTGATTTGAATGAGGAAGCCTGTATGAGAGGGTCGATGCAGGATGCACTTGGGATGCAGGCTGTGTCCAGAGATCCTGGAAGGATCAGAGCACATGGTCTGGCTCCAAACAGAGGAGAGCACTATGTGGCGACAGCTGAGGAGACCAGGCCTCCTCCTGCCACTTGTCAAAAGACACAACGCCTCAGCTGTTAACTGGCCCTGGAATAATGATGAGATACAGAGGACAGGTTGTGGGGGCAAAGGAGGGTGACAGGCGTCCCGAGGCTTTAAATAGacctatgagtg
It contains:
- the LOC116066481 gene encoding adenylate kinase 7-like, which encodes MGDTNKRTRPKRIFVNDVDRYSSEHIAKFLSTSCVAGETSEEVEAEETSPRGEPAFQLVGTVSPSTKDEKQSFLLEQYTSPTRDELLGHLLECDVVVYNISESATQQQIEDATWAITALHDEMGNFKSRKMFILVSSVMTWAMTKPQNPEETDVMLTEEEFRRKRPHPSFKNHNNLEKLVLKLGRVKKNKLTGYVIGSGIQYGKGENLFHYFFKVAWLMQFPKVPLFGQGTNHIPMIHVYDLGGVIQNIIELKPKSKYVLAVDDSKNTLEDIVKMISATLGPGTINKLSEQDAISMKAFKPEELEYLNINLRLDAFIIKDSFSLRWKSEAGMVENMASIVEEYRDTRQLLPIRVCLVGPPAVGKTTVAEKLCSHYKIHHIKIKEVVEEKIAQLVGIVNEGNPENVSEEEVAAAQKELELFNTSREINGGRLADHLVFDILQKKLNSKPCTNQGFVLDGFPKTYEQAKLIFSDEDMENQDLMPEKPLYNKNITPEHVFALNATDYFLTKRVLGLPQSVAEEKHYTQEEFVPRLTRYRQLSTAEETLLDYFDELEIHPEHIEVTTGDSEYTDVIKKITEMVGIPKNYGLSPEEQEEEDRKKEEERMQKVAAEAAEKKRRNEAALAEMAAQYEEWQKNLSEVKRQEHDLLEAHALPLRNYLMKNVMPSLTEAMLECSKIKPEDPVDFLAEHLLRNNQKE